The region TGGAACAGGGCAATGCGCGCGAGATCTTCGAACACCCCCGACACGACTACACCAAAGCACTACTGGCCGCCGTGCCAGTCGTGCGCCCATGGCTGGAGCAGGCCGACGAAGGCCGTCACCCCACCGGTGAACCCGCAGCCTAGGTCGGGCAGAAGTAAAGGCATATTTACGAAGGAGAAGCAATGGTGCGCTCCCGTAAGGGACTGGCGGGGCTCGCTGCGGCGGCCACCGCCCTCGCCTTGGCGCTCGCCGGCTGCGGCAGCGGCGGCAGCGGCGACGGTACGTCCGGCACGCGGCTGTCGGACGATCAGCAGAACCTGACGTACGTCCTGAACTATGGATGCACAAGCCTCGACCCCACCGAGAACTTCGACAACTGCCGTATGCAGATGAGCACCAACGTGTTCGACACGCTGGTGACACTTGACAGCAAGTCACAGCCTCAGCCGAAGCTGGCGAGTTCCTGGACGTGGACGGACCCGACCACGCTGCAGTTCAAGCTCCGCACGGGGGTGACCTTCAGCGACGGCACGCCGTTCACCTCCGCCGACGTCAAGGCCACCTTCGACCGCTACATCGCCATGAAGTCGGTGCTCGCCACGCAGTTGGCGGTCGTCTCGTCCTACACCGCGGACGACCCGACGACCTTCACCATCCGCACCAGTGCTCCGACCGGCACGCTGCTGGGCGTCCTCTCGATGATCTTCATCGGCCAGGAGGCGCACGCCAGCGAGGACAGCTACTGGGCCAAGCCGATCGGCACCGGGCCGTTCGTCATCAGCGACTTCGTCGCGAACGACCACATCACGCTGACCCGGAACGACACCTACTGGGGCACCAAGGCGAACCTCAAGACGCTGACGTTCAAGGTGGTCACCGACACGAACGCCAGGATCACGGCGCTGGCCAACGGCGGGGCGCAGGTGGTCGCCGGCGTGACCAACGACCAGATCCCGACGGTACGCGAGATGTCGGACGTGACCTTCTCGCAGATCCCCAGCTACACGTACACGTTCCTGTGGTTCCAGAACAACCGTGCCCCGTTCAACGACGTCAAGGTGCGTAAGGCCCTGTGGCAGGCGCTCGACCAGGAGAAGATCGTCAAGGCGCTCCTGGGCGAGACAGCGGACACGATGACCGCGCTCTGCCCCTCCGCGGCCTTCGGCTGTGTGTCGCCCACGAACGCCCCGAAGCACGACCCGGAGGGCGCGAAGAAGCTGCTCGCCGAGGCGGGCTACCCGAACGGGTTCAGCACCACCATCGACTACAGCGTCGCGAACACGGGCTACGACCAGATCATCGCGGCGATGATCTCCGACTGGAAGGCCATCGGCGTCACCGTCGCCCCGAAGTCGGACGACCAGGCGACCTTCCTGAAGAACATCGCCAGCCCCGGCGACTTCGACATGATCGTGAACTCGAACCTGACCACCACCGGTGACGCGGACTTCACCCTGAACCGCCTGTACCCGTGCAGCGCGAAGCGCCTCGGCTACTGCAATGCGGAACTGGACGCGCTGCTGGCCAAGGCCCGCCAGACGACCGACCTGGAGCAGCGCAAGCCGCTGTACCAGCAGATCGCCAACATCCTGGCCGAGGACGTGCCCGGCATCGGGCTGTTCGAGAACAACATCAACGTGGCGGCCAAGAAGACGGTGCAGGGCCTGAACCTCACACCGACGGAGAACTACGACTGGAGCACGGTCTACCTGACCAGTTAGTCCGAGCCGGGTGGGCGTGGGGGCGAGCACACCCGCCACCGTCCCCACGCCCACATGGCCGCAGTCTCCAACTGTCCCGCAGTCAGATCCTGAACGTGGAGCCCCTCGATGCAGAAATTCCTCAGCTACGACCGCGGCCTCGAGCGCTTCAATCCGCTCGCTCGCGTCATCACATACGACGACTTCGACACCGGGTTCAACGGCTGGTTGGACCTGACACCGAACTACGTCTACGACAACTACGAGTCGTTCCCCAGCGTCGTGGACCTTTCGAGTTGGGCACCGAACCAGCTCAGCTCGGGGGCGATGCGGTTCGCCTCGTCGCATGGCTCGATGGAGGGCACCTACTCCCTCAAGCTCACGACGGCACCGACCGGACGGGCACACACCGAACCGCCGGCGCCGGGCTCGATGGGGCACGCCATCAAGCGGCTCTCGAGTTTCGGTAACCCGAGCCTGATCCAGATCGAGGCCTGGTACTCGTACACACCCGTACAGGACCGTGAGGGCAAGGGCGAGGAGGACATCCGCGCGATCGGCTTCTTCTTCGACGTGCAGGATCCCGAGTACCGGTACATGCCCGGCGTGCGTTACGTGAACTCGCTCGGCGGCCAACTCGTCAAGAAGTGGCAGTTCTACCAGGTAGGCCCGGATGTGACGCCGGAGGACTGGAACTTCGGTGTCGCCGACGGCTGGTGCGTCCCCGGGATCGACAACCAGTGGTACGGCCGGCGGTTCGCCGACGGCTCCGCCGACGGGTACCAGTGGGTGCCGGGGGGCGAGCAGGACCTGCTCTACAACGAGAGCCCCGACAAGATCAACTGGCTCTACCTGCGGTTGACGGTGGACGTCGAGAAGCGCGAGTACGTCGAACTGCAGAGCATGGACAAGGTCTTCGATCTGCGCGGAATCTCGCCCACCCTCGTGCCGGGCTACCACTCGATCGACAACCTCATCAACCCTGTCTTCTTCGTCGAGACCGACACGAACCGCTCCGTCAATCTCTACATCGACTCCGTCGTGTACTCGACCGAGTGATGCAGGGTCCGGACCGTCACCTCTGAGAGACAGGAAAAATGCAGACAACCAACACATCGGTTCTCGCCCGGCGGGTGAGGATCTCCGACGATTTCGCGACGCTCGCCTACGAGGCAGGTTGGGCGACCGAAGCGGTGTTCTTCGTGCAGACCGAGGGCGACCATCCCGACCTCACCGTCGCGGTGGAGGTTTCGCCGGACGGCGTCAACTGGATCCGTCGGGCGGGCGCGACACTCCCTGCCTCGCAGTCGCTCGTGGACGTGCCCGTGGCGTCGTTCGGCAACTGGTTGCGGGTCGTCATCACCGGTGCGACGAGCGAGCAGCCCGCGCGGGTGCTCGTGCACGTGAATCTCAAGGGCTGAGCAGGGCGCGGAACATGGCGGCGACCACGCCGCCATGTTCCGCCCCGCATCAATGGAGCGAAGAGTGTTCATCACCGAACCACCCCGGGACGTTCCGGTCGTCGGCAGCTATGACGTCGTCGTGTGTGGCGGCGGCCCCGCGGGCCTCACCGCCGCCGTGGCAGCGGCGCGCAACGGTGCCAGGACGTTGCTGATCGAGCGGTACGGCTTCATCGGCGGCATGTCGACCAGCGCGCTGGTCACTCCGATCAGCGAGTTCCGCCACAACGGCAAACAACACATCGGCGGCATCCCCTTCGAACTCCTGCGGAACGCGGCCGAGCTGGGCGGCGCCGACGTCTCACGCGACAGCGGGAACTACCCGATCAACGACGAGATCCTGAAGCTCGCGGCGCAGCGGCTCCTGCTCGACAGTGGCGTGACGCTGCTCTACCACTCCTGGGTGTCCGGCTGCATCACGAACGACGGCCGCGTCACCCACGTCATCGTGGAGAACAAGGCGGGACGGGTCGCCTACGAGGGCAAGGTGGTCGTCGACTGCACGGGTGACGCCGACATCGTGCGGGCCGCCGGCTTCGAGACCGTCAAGGGTGACGTGCTGCAGCCCGCCTCCCTGTGGTTCCAGCTCGGTGGCGTGGACACCGACGCGCTGTCCCCGCTCTTCGAGGACGCCGTCGACGGCGTCCTGCCGGTCTCCGACGTGATCCGGGGCAGACTCGCCGAGCTCAACGCACAGGGAAAGATCCCGGTCTTCGGTGGCCCGTGGATCAACGGGTTCTTCCACGACGGCATGGTCAGCATCAACCTGTTGCGGGAGGCCACCGACGCCAGCGACCCCGAGTGGTTCACCCGCACCGAATGCAGCCTGCGCGAGAACCTGCACCTGATCATCGAGGTCATGCGCGAGAACTTCCCGGAGTTCAAGGACTGCTGGCTGGCGAAGTCGGGCATCCAGACGGGCGTACGCGAGACCTATCACATCGTGGGCATGTACCAACTCACGAAGGACGACGTCCTCAATCCCAAGGCGTTCCCCGACACGATCGCCAAGGGCGCGCACGTCATCGACATCCACCAGAACGACAGCAACGACCAGAACGAGCTGGAGCTCCCCAGGCAGGAGTACAACGTCCCCCTCAGGTGTCTTGTGCCCCGGGGCAGCATCAACCTCATCACCGCTGGGCGGTGTCTCTCCGCCGACGGGCCCGGATTCGGCTCGGTGCGCGTGATGGCGACCTGCATGGCGATGGGGCAGGGGGCCGGCACCGCGGCGGCCCTCGGTGTGGAGAAGGGCTACCGCATGTCGGACGTGGACTTCGGCGTGCTCCGGCAGCGGCTCATCGACCAGGGTGCAGTCGTCGACTTCGACAACGTGAACCAGGGAGTGAGGTAGCGGTGAAACGTCTGGGGAGGTCCGTGCTGGGCCTGCTGCCGGACAACGTCGCCGTGCCGCAGTACGGCGACCAGGACGTACGGGTCGGGATCGTGCACTTCGGGGTGGGCAACTTCCACCGAGCGCACCAGGCCATGTATCTCGACCGGCTGATGAACGTCGGGCTGGCCCGGGACTGGGCGATCTGTGGGGTGGGCCTGCTGGAGGGCGATGCGCGGATGCGCGACGCCCTGCGGGGGCAGGACGGTCTCTACACCCTGACCCTGCGCCACCCCGACGGTACCGACGAGATCTCGGTCATCGGCTCGATCGCCCGCTTCCTGTACGCCCCGGAGCAGCCCGAGGCGGTGCTGGAACAGTTGGTCTGCCCCGACGTGCGCATCGTCTCGCTGACCATCACCGAAGGCGGGTACGTCGCTGACCCGATCAACGGCAGGAACCCCGAGGACGACCCGCTCGTCGCGGCGGAGGTCGCCGGCGGTCTGGCGCAGCCGCGTACCGCGTTCGGCTGGATCGTCGCGGCGCTGCGCGAACGGCGGGCCCGGGGCATCGCCCCATTCACGGTGCTGTCCTGCGACAACATCCCCGGCAACGGGCAGGTGAGCCGGCTCTCCGTGGAAGGTGTCGCGCGCCTGGTCGACCCGCAGCTGGCGGAGTGGATCGCCGCCGAGGTCGCCTTCCCCGCCACGATGGTCGACCGCATCACCCCGGTCACCGCGCCGGCCGACCTCGACCGCGTCCGGGAGACGCTCGGGGTCGAGGACGCCTGGCCGGTGGCCAGCGAACCGTTCGCCCAGTGGGTCGTCGAGGACCACTTCCCGAACGGGCGCCCGCCCCTGGAGCAGGTCGGCGTCACCCTCACCGGCGACGTCGAGCCGTACGAGGCGATCAAGCTGCGGCTGCTCAACGGCGCGCACCAGGCGATGGCCTACCTCGGGCAGCTGGCCGGCTTCACCTATGTGGACGAGGCCTGCGCCGACCCGCGGTTCGCTGGCTTCGTGCGCGCGTACATCGAGCGCGAGGGGGTGCCGACCCTCACCGTGCCTGACGGCTTCGACCTGCCCGGCTACATCGAGCAGCTCTTCGAACGTTTCGGCAACCCACAGGTGCGCGACCCGCTCGCGCGGCTCTCCGTGGACACCTCCAACCGCATCCCCAAGTTCCTGCTGCCCGTCGTGGCGGACCGGCTCGCCGCCGGTTCGTCCTGCCCGGTCGGCGCGGCCGTGATCGCGGCCTGGCGGGCCGGCTGCCGGTTGGCGGCGCAGGGACGCTTCACCCTCGACGACGCGGACGCCACGTTGCTGGTCGCCGCCGCCAGCGGCGACCAGCGCGACTTC is a window of Micromonospora polyrhachis DNA encoding:
- a CDS encoding ABC transporter substrate-binding protein, producing MVRSRKGLAGLAAAATALALALAGCGSGGSGDGTSGTRLSDDQQNLTYVLNYGCTSLDPTENFDNCRMQMSTNVFDTLVTLDSKSQPQPKLASSWTWTDPTTLQFKLRTGVTFSDGTPFTSADVKATFDRYIAMKSVLATQLAVVSSYTADDPTTFTIRTSAPTGTLLGVLSMIFIGQEAHASEDSYWAKPIGTGPFVISDFVANDHITLTRNDTYWGTKANLKTLTFKVVTDTNARITALANGGAQVVAGVTNDQIPTVREMSDVTFSQIPSYTYTFLWFQNNRAPFNDVKVRKALWQALDQEKIVKALLGETADTMTALCPSAAFGCVSPTNAPKHDPEGAKKLLAEAGYPNGFSTTIDYSVANTGYDQIIAAMISDWKAIGVTVAPKSDDQATFLKNIASPGDFDMIVNSNLTTTGDADFTLNRLYPCSAKRLGYCNAELDALLAKARQTTDLEQRKPLYQQIANILAEDVPGIGLFENNINVAAKKTVQGLNLTPTENYDWSTVYLTS
- a CDS encoding DUF6772 family protein, with product MQKFLSYDRGLERFNPLARVITYDDFDTGFNGWLDLTPNYVYDNYESFPSVVDLSSWAPNQLSSGAMRFASSHGSMEGTYSLKLTTAPTGRAHTEPPAPGSMGHAIKRLSSFGNPSLIQIEAWYSYTPVQDREGKGEEDIRAIGFFFDVQDPEYRYMPGVRYVNSLGGQLVKKWQFYQVGPDVTPEDWNFGVADGWCVPGIDNQWYGRRFADGSADGYQWVPGGEQDLLYNESPDKINWLYLRLTVDVEKREYVELQSMDKVFDLRGISPTLVPGYHSIDNLINPVFFVETDTNRSVNLYIDSVVYSTE
- a CDS encoding DUF6385 domain-containing protein; translated protein: MRISDDFATLAYEAGWATEAVFFVQTEGDHPDLTVAVEVSPDGVNWIRRAGATLPASQSLVDVPVASFGNWLRVVITGATSEQPARVLVHVNLKG
- a CDS encoding FAD-dependent oxidoreductase, with translation MFITEPPRDVPVVGSYDVVVCGGGPAGLTAAVAAARNGARTLLIERYGFIGGMSTSALVTPISEFRHNGKQHIGGIPFELLRNAAELGGADVSRDSGNYPINDEILKLAAQRLLLDSGVTLLYHSWVSGCITNDGRVTHVIVENKAGRVAYEGKVVVDCTGDADIVRAAGFETVKGDVLQPASLWFQLGGVDTDALSPLFEDAVDGVLPVSDVIRGRLAELNAQGKIPVFGGPWINGFFHDGMVSINLLREATDASDPEWFTRTECSLRENLHLIIEVMRENFPEFKDCWLAKSGIQTGVRETYHIVGMYQLTKDDVLNPKAFPDTIAKGAHVIDIHQNDSNDQNELELPRQEYNVPLRCLVPRGSINLITAGRCLSADGPGFGSVRVMATCMAMGQGAGTAAALGVEKGYRMSDVDFGVLRQRLIDQGAVVDFDNVNQGVR
- a CDS encoding mannitol dehydrogenase family protein, with product MKRLGRSVLGLLPDNVAVPQYGDQDVRVGIVHFGVGNFHRAHQAMYLDRLMNVGLARDWAICGVGLLEGDARMRDALRGQDGLYTLTLRHPDGTDEISVIGSIARFLYAPEQPEAVLEQLVCPDVRIVSLTITEGGYVADPINGRNPEDDPLVAAEVAGGLAQPRTAFGWIVAALRERRARGIAPFTVLSCDNIPGNGQVSRLSVEGVARLVDPQLAEWIAAEVAFPATMVDRITPVTAPADLDRVRETLGVEDAWPVASEPFAQWVVEDHFPNGRPPLEQVGVTLTGDVEPYEAIKLRLLNGAHQAMAYLGQLAGFTYVDEACADPRFAGFVRAYIEREGVPTLTVPDGFDLPGYIEQLFERFGNPQVRDPLARLSVDTSNRIPKFLLPVVADRLAAGSSCPVGAAVIAAWRAGCRLAAQGRFTLDDADATLLVAAASGDQRDFLTQVPTLAPFAANPGFVAAFERAADLLDRGGPDALIDGIE